A window of Tachypleus tridentatus isolate NWPU-2018 chromosome 7, ASM421037v1, whole genome shotgun sequence genomic DNA:
GTAATAAACTGCCTTAAATACTACATTTTGGGTGAAGAAGTGAAAGTTTTAATGATTGTTTTAGTAATTATGAGTATAGTTGAGTATAAGGCAAGAGATATTAACTGTGTAACTACTTATGAAAGCACATTGACTGATGTggcaaattaacattttaatgagATATAGTATTCATATTGTCTCAGGAGCACATTGTTATGAACAATCTCATTAACATTGTACACTTCTTTTCATTATATTGTAATAGATAGAGAGtccttatacagggtgtttggaaagtcactgtgcacttatatatttattaacagaattgtttcaatatagaatacaggaggtaaatatgaatgacaattataaacaatgttgaaagtgaaccctgttggcatcaatacaggcttggatccttcttattttgcttctaaacactgctattagttgctggcttgaaatagactcaatgaatgctgttattgctgctttcaaatctgcacagtaactttccaaacaccctgtattacaTTATTATGCTAGATCTCAGCAGCAGTCATGAAGATAGTAGGAGCAGCAGTTAGGATAGCAGTAGGGGCAGTAATTAATATACACTAGATTATAGCATTTGTGATGGTAGTAGGAAGAGTAGTTAAGATACACTAGACTGCAGCAGTTAGGAGAGTAGTAGGTAGCTTGCTGACAGTAAATCCAGGTCTCAGGGGCAGAAGAGCCAATGGCCCCTAGAAAAGGACAGTCAACCATTGTAACactttttttaattctattaataacaagaaacagCTCATTACTTTCTCCTTGCAACtcataattttaaatagaaaagtttGTATTCCATCCACTCAGGTTCCTCAATAATTTGCCCTTTTTGCTGCATTTTAAAATGCCTGATTTTTACTTGTGTTTCTTTGCTTATGTTTAcaaataaagttacacaatgggttatctgtggttTGCTCACCACAAATATTAAAACTCGAATTTAAGAAGGTAAGTCCACAAGCTTACCCCTCAGGGGCTTTTACCTGCGATTGCATTAGAGGATTTTCTAGCTGAATAAAAGGCAGCATCAGAAGGCATGATAGTGAACGCctcaccagtgaaagtgggttttctcggggtactcccgtttccccccacagcaaaagttctgtttcataggatctatagatcccagccctgaaaagaggtacgtcattttgatttctaaattttaaattagtatccaaattttgaatatccaaaatTTTTAAGTGTTCAATAGCTAATACATATAAGTCATGAGACCTAATCATGTCGGCGCACTGTGTTTGCATCTCTCGGCTCTCTCCAAGACAAGACAACATCCTTAAACAATGATTTGTGGGTGTTCTGTTGAACCTCATCCTCATCTTTCTTCGTCGTCTTTCTAGCCGGCAGGATCTCTTCTCAGCTCTTCCTGATGCCCCTCAATTAAATTCAACACATTATCAACTTCTAGGTCATTCGAGACCATCGCGTTGTACGAATAACTAACATCCCACTCCTGACCATATCTCTCGCTCCGTAATCaggtaattaatttattcttgccttgtgtggggtgaagagaaacagcagtttctgaccgcccctggttatttttcgttcataatgaacgaaatcataatttaaccaaaattcctaccATGACCTAAGTCCGTGATAGTGAACCATGTTTAACGTTATAGGTTGTGATAGTGAACCATGTTTAGCGTTATGTATCATATATATGCTGTTCTTTGTGGTATTCTTTCAGTTAGTAAATGATGTTGTTGCTTATATTTCTATAGAACGTATGCTTATGTCATTATAGATTTCTTAATGTACATTCTGTGTACTTACATTAACGTAATCTTCCAGAAAGCACAATTTTCTTGCTATAACTCCTTCTCCAGTGGCAATCTTCCGACTTACAACGatgaaaaccgggtttcaatacctgtagtgagcagagcacagagaacccattgcgtagctttgcgttCATCTTTAAACAAGGGTTAAAATATCgtcagaatattaatatttttatgtttggtgAATGTGTCAATAATTAACCGAAATTGCACTTAAAGAGAAACATGgtgtttaaaatgttcaaaactgTAGCTTAAGTAAATGAAGAATAATGAACATGATAAAACCAGTTTTAATTGATGCTGGTTAAGGAATACATGTAATTAGGCTTAATGAAGTATTTGTGTAGATTTCACAACTTTGAGTAGAAGGAGATTATATTAGATTATTTaagtgttaaaacaaatctacatcaggctatctgtttaATCCGCTAAGGTGAAtagaaccccctgattttagtgttgtaaatccgtagacttaccgctgtaccagcgggggatgaTTATTTAAGTAACTTTGGAATTGAATATATTGggtttacaaaattaatttcttaaaattttcgaatgttattgatttttaaagaaatttcacaGTATAGTGTAGCTTGGTCCCACATTTGGTGTGGGCTGCATtaatgtaattttgaattttgtaatgCATTGTGTAGCCTTAAGTTTCTCAAGTTGAAATGTTCTTTCAGTGTATGAACACCAGTGTCAGGAAAACAGTCAATACTCCTTAGGTTGCTGACCAAGTTTCAACAGGAGAGACTCGGTATTTATTGGTCAATTTTAATTTATCGAAGGTCTGCGTACATTTtctaaaaacttgtttttgttgtacTTGTTTATTGGCCAAGTACCTTTTGAAATACCACTACATGGCTTTACACATTTGTGTGCGAGTTATCATCaaaatagtgtattttgtatGCCTTCTGAATGCTCTAACGAACGAGTTAAACAGTTTGTTCATTGGCGTTTGCTGTTAAGACATTTTTAAACTCAAACTACCACATTCTCTCTTTCTCACGAACAAGGCCCGTCCTCGAGCTTCGTCTCGGAATCTTTAGAATACCACTTTTTGGGCGCCAATATTTAAGTGGAAATCCAGTTTTTGCGTTTCTAATAAACAGGACTTTGAACACAAAATCTCTCGTACGTCAAACAATTGATTTACTAACCTAATTAAGGGTTAACTCACTCTCGTTTGCTACTAAGCCATttttttaacaactcaaactgATAGAATTACTTGCGAAAAgggatttttttaatttccagttGTCCTTTTTTAACGTTTTTGTCACAGATTAAACgtttagaaaactttaaaaatatgcttatttaatttattatgtgaGTAAATGAACACGAAACTTTTaatctgttgttttatataaatatttgtgtgtttttaataattgcatataaaatagaaatattccaGGCAGACAAAGTCAGGAAGTAGGTATTGGTTATTTTATACTGCGCTTAAACCTGTCACCCACGTTAtgaaaaaattactgaaattaaatatttcagttaacaAACCTgcaggtttttatttgtttggaattaagcacgaagctacactatgggctatttgtgctctgccagcCACAGGTATCGTAACCCGGTTTCTCGTAATTGGAGCCCGCAGAGATACCACTTGGGGTCCAAATCCACAGGTCTGAATTAGTTATTCAATAATATCCTATGTGAACTTACTTTATTCAATATTTCGTTTTACTGAGTAATTTTACATTGTTTCAccactttgttttattattgtaactttgatattttttaaaaaaaagaatgttcCTTTCATGTAAGTtaagttaaattttgaatttatttaaacattaaaaatatttggaaggatattcttttttattttcaactttattatttctatgtttCTTAATTTTAGTCTCCATTTTCTTCAATTTCAGTTGAACAGCTAAACTTTCAATGCACGACATAACACGAGACATTTCGATCCTTCACATAACTTCGACAAAAAGTCAAGATGTGATAATAACGTAAGATATTCAACCATTgagcgttttttttttaatgttgtttttgaagtaTCAAAATCAaccattttaaagattttttgggcctggcatggcctagcgcgttaaggcgtgcgcttcgtaatctgagggtcgcgagttcgcgcccgagtcgcgacaaacatgctcgccctcccacccatgggggcgttataatgtgacggtcaatcccactgttcgttggtaaaagagtagcccaagagttggcggtgggtggtgatgactagctgccttccctctagtcttacactgctaaattagggacgactagcacagatagctctcgagtagttttgtgcgaaattccaaagaaaacaaaaaaaaaaagattttttttaaaaaacaactctCGTCTTGGCATACCAGATAATTTGCTACATGAACAACTTTCTTCCATTTATCAGATTTTCTGCAGAACCAATTTGTATTTTGCAAATGCCTGCTATTTTAATGGTAATAAATACACACTCGTATAAACTGTGGTATAATACGAAAAACTGTATTTAACCCTTGAAGTTTTACTCCATGTACACATTTCTTCTGTTTGAAAAGGACTCATTGACATAAGCGCttcaatatttaagaaatttattttttatcacaaaggATATTTCAAATAAGGAAACAAGGTAAACAGATATAAATaccaaatttcacaaaataaaaaaaaatcatttttttttctaatccaGTGTTGAACGCCATATCTCGTCAATAATTGTTAAATGTACTGATTATCACGCGAACCAAGTCCAAAAACATGGAGTCTCATCCAAACATTTGAAGACGATTTTACTAGAACTCTTCCAAACAATATAACTAGTAAGATACCAAATATTATACTTTACATTAGACATGTGGACTTCCTCTTCCCCGACaaaaaaaatatggaaacccaaggtacagtaaaaacatttaaataactggTTACAAGCAAGCGTATAGTTTTATATTACTCTCAAACACGTCACTGACTTGAAAATGAAATACCAGCGCGAGATATAATTATAGAAGAATTACGTATTTTGTTATCTAGTGAGCAAATAATGTAAtgtattgaagaaaaaaattattaatttattcccTTTCTGAGAGCAGATACGTAATAATACGTATAATACTTCTAAGAGTTAAGAATAATGACTTGGTTAGTTTAATGTTACGGTTAAATACACATTTGTTATAACATTGGCATTAGAAAAACATGCGATAAATGTCTTCCCAGGAAAGCTGCACGAAAAGTACATTCGAAGTTTGATTtggatgtttttgtttacttcattATGACAACTATGGTTTAAAAATAACACGTTTATTTCGCCTTCTCCCATTCTTTTATCCAGggagaaataaaaacattccCATTGTTTGgaaaagtaaatagaaaaaagTGACAGCTGTAGAATGGACTTTAACCCCTTCATTCCGATTACAGCCGTCGCCCTGACAGCACTGGACACACGAGTATTCTGACCTGCTTCTGTCGCAGTGATCCAGTCCCAGTCCTGTGGTCTGCTTAGGGTCACGGAGCTTACATGGACCTAATGCACACTTTTTCTCAATGAAAAAACTCGATTCTGCAAAGTAAAAGGTTTAATGAGTTGTAACTATTCAATGTGCAATAATGATATAATTTGGTGTTTGTCACATAATTAccgtaataaaaaatatagtggAATATGATATAAACCAAGAAGAAAATGCATttctatcatatatatatttacaacagatggaaacacacacacagaagactgtttttgtttgttagagtttcgctcaaagctgctgcacgagggctatctgcgctgtccgTCCTTAATTTGGTAGtataaaactaaagggaagacaactactCGTCAccattcaccgtcaactcttgggctactcttttaccaacgaatactgggactgactgtaacattataacgccaccacggccgTAAGGGTAAGCATTtatgatgtaacggggattcaaacccatgacccccagattgcgagttgagcgcttTTTGAATTGTcgtgtgcaaagctacacgagagctatctatgctggccgtccctaatttagcagtgtaagagtatagtgaaggcaactagtcgtcaccacccactgtcaactctattatcaatgaatagtgggattgattataacattataacgctcccacggctgagaggacgaacatgtttggtgtgacgaggtttcgaacccacgaccctcagattgcgagttgagcgctctgaccacctggccatgtcgggccccatACAGAAGATTTAGTGTACATAACAATGGCTGTAAGTTGACTAATAATGTTCGTATACCTGActtataaatacaaatgtattttatcattaacATCATTAGGTAGAAGTAAAATGTCTTAATACAAAGCACTTAATACACACAATAATCTAATATGCCTCAACATTCCTATATgaacaatacaacaataaaacggTATAACTTGTGGAttcatttcttaaatttttatcctcaattatttttcaagaaattcTTCGCAACACAATTCCAACAGCACCTAGTTTTAAATGATAAACAGATTAAATAGATTATGAAAGGTGTACAATGAAAacgtagaataaaaataaaatctatcaAGTGCAGGTCTGTTAGTGTTAAACCACTTTATTAGGCTGGAAAAAAAGAATGTCagcatttaatacaaaataaacattttatttcccaAAACAGTCTAAGTGTGGCCTAGTAGTTAAGCGAAGTTCAAGGTTTAGAACTACGAAATATATTTCGTATTTTGAGCTATGAGTACGTTATAAGAGAAACAGTCAATTCCAGCGTTAGATTAAGAATAAGATGCTTCAGCCAGATGGCGCAGCCCACTGGTTATATTTTCTTTAGTTCAAAACTAGAAACCGTTATTTCTTCTTCACAGGGGAGACTCGTCTACCTATTTATTCATTATGTCCGTAAAGTGTCGTTAAGACAAACATTTTCCCATAACGTGTTATTGGCTAAATGCTCGGAtccaagaaaaacaaactagACATTAGAACTTTCCAGGACCACCATAAGATGTTTAAAAGTTCCCTGATTCAAATAAGGGTCCAAAAACTGGACACTGTTTGTCAtcactaacttttaatattttccacTAGAATACTGCAGCTAAAAACgttcaaatatttattcatatgcacgaaaaaaatatgttaattctgacgtaaaattataatttctgagattataaacaaatattaaaatcgtATAACgatataataaacaaaaccgTTATAAGAGGAACAATCAGAAACGTAAATAATACGTTCACAATTTTTGCAGCAAGTTTTCAATTTCATCTGAAGTTTAGATTTTTAGGCATATAATATTTTACCAAGCAGtcttattttcttaaacaaataataataatatgctaAACGGTTTACTATGCACCGTTTTGTAGTATTGAGGTCTATTTTTAGTTATCAAGCAGAAAAGCTAAAAACAAATTCtgcaaaacaaaagtttatattgttgataaaattaacatggatggtatgtctgctgacttacacactaaaaactgggtttcgatacccgcggtgagcagagcacagatagcccgttgtgtagctttgtgcttaattcaaaacaaacatttacaacaCACTGTTATTTTACCAAAACCGAGGCTTAGTTTTTGTATCGTCTGTTTGCTGTAGTTCAAGAGACCAAGCGCACTATAAATATCTCGAGTAATCGAGAGACAGAATTTTGGGAATACTCCGACAAAATAAAGAAAGACAGGAGCCTCACAAGTCCTTAGATTACATTCGTCCATCAGCGATGTTTACGTATTTTTAAGTCAAGTGTAGGTTTCCTGTAAA
This region includes:
- the LOC143255995 gene encoding uncharacterized protein LOC143255995; the encoded protein is MGFEAWIAMFIWSTIALSTATFVSNKPKCYQCKVEHNDLCTDDYLKICPDDQAYDRCMTTISKTKSSFFIEKKCALGPCKLRDPKQTTGLGLDHCDRSRSEYSCVQCCQGDGCNRNEGVKVHSTAVTFFYLLFQTMGMFLFLPG